A single region of the Sphingobium sp. TKS genome encodes:
- a CDS encoding Glu/Leu/Phe/Val dehydrogenase dimerization domain-containing protein, with translation MTHKRITVLLVEDNPVYSRLIEKLLGRSDNPVFETVLAGTLGQALERLEVGGIDVVLLDLMLPDSTALDTFYRVRAHDLRIPVIVQSAMDDVGLASKAVEGGAEDYLLKDGINSATLIRSIHYAMERTHARGAEWSSAMLHLAQQQFLKAAHIAGLDPNIRQRLLFPERTQIAALPFKRDGIDQVETVFAYRVQHVLNMGPTKGGLRYHPDVSLGEVAALSMWMTWKCALAKLPFGGAKGGVRVDPAALSKDELERLTRRYTSEFIGMIGPDKDIPAPDMGTDAQVMAWIMDTYSEHVGYSVPSVVTGKPVVLGGSLGRHEATGRGLAYLVSETCRQIGLDLNGATAVVQGFGNVGMHAATFLAEAGAKIIGISDVSVALHNPKGLPIDLLKNHVRQHRQLFGCPYGEIIPSRDLLELHCDILAPCALQNQITAENSSRINCRIVAEGANGPTTLEADDMLQARGIIVLPDILANAGGVIVSYFEWVQGLQNLTWPLEEINLRMRDILTDALARTQRRAQAEKVDLRTAAMIEALSRVGAANHLRGLFP, from the coding sequence ATGACGCACAAACGCATCACCGTCCTGCTGGTCGAGGATAATCCGGTCTATTCGCGGCTGATCGAGAAGCTGCTCGGCCGATCCGACAATCCGGTGTTCGAAACCGTGCTGGCCGGCACGCTGGGACAGGCGCTGGAACGGCTGGAGGTCGGCGGGATCGATGTGGTGCTGCTCGACCTGATGCTGCCGGACAGCACGGCGCTCGACACCTTCTATCGCGTCCGGGCGCATGACCTGCGCATCCCCGTCATCGTCCAGAGCGCGATGGACGATGTGGGGCTGGCCAGCAAGGCCGTGGAAGGCGGGGCGGAGGATTATCTGCTCAAGGACGGCATCAACAGCGCGACGCTGATCCGATCGATCCACTATGCGATGGAACGGACCCATGCGCGCGGGGCGGAATGGTCGTCGGCCATGCTCCACCTCGCCCAGCAACAATTTCTGAAGGCCGCCCATATCGCCGGGCTGGACCCCAATATCCGGCAACGCCTGCTGTTTCCCGAACGGACGCAGATCGCCGCCCTGCCCTTCAAGCGCGACGGCATCGATCAGGTCGAAACCGTCTTCGCCTATCGGGTACAGCATGTGTTGAACATGGGGCCGACCAAGGGCGGCCTGCGCTATCATCCCGACGTCAGCCTGGGCGAAGTCGCTGCCCTCTCCATGTGGATGACCTGGAAATGCGCCCTTGCGAAACTACCCTTCGGCGGGGCCAAGGGCGGGGTCAGGGTCGATCCCGCCGCGCTCAGCAAGGATGAGCTGGAACGGCTCACCCGCCGCTACACGTCGGAATTCATCGGCATGATCGGCCCCGACAAGGACATTCCGGCGCCCGACATGGGCACCGACGCGCAGGTCATGGCCTGGATCATGGACACTTATAGCGAGCATGTCGGCTATTCCGTCCCGTCGGTCGTGACGGGCAAGCCGGTGGTGCTGGGCGGATCGCTGGGCCGTCACGAAGCGACAGGGCGCGGTCTCGCCTATCTGGTGAGCGAAACATGCCGCCAGATCGGTCTTGACCTCAACGGCGCGACCGCGGTGGTGCAGGGGTTCGGCAATGTCGGGATGCATGCCGCCACCTTCCTGGCCGAAGCCGGAGCGAAGATCATCGGCATCAGCGACGTCAGCGTGGCGCTGCACAACCCCAAGGGGCTGCCGATCGATCTGCTGAAAAACCATGTCCGCCAGCACCGGCAGCTTTTCGGCTGCCCCTATGGCGAGATCATTCCCAGCCGCGACCTGCTGGAACTGCATTGCGACATATTGGCGCCTTGCGCCTTGCAGAACCAGATCACCGCCGAAAATTCCTCGCGGATCAACTGCCGGATCGTGGCGGAGGGCGCCAATGGTCCCACGACGCTGGAGGCCGACGACATGCTGCAAGCGCGCGGCATCATCGTGCTGCCCGACATATTGGCCAATGCCGGCGGCGTCATCGTATCCTATTTCGAATGGGTGCAGGGGCTTCAGAACCTGACCTGGCCGCTGGAGGAGATCAACCTGCGCATGCGCGACATATTGACCGACGCCCTGGCCCGCACGCAGCGCCGCGCCCAGGCGGAAAAGGTCGACCTGCGCACCGCCGCCATGATCGAGGCCTTGAGCCGTGTCGGTGCGGCCAATCATTTGCGCGGCCTGTTCCCATGA
- a CDS encoding tetratricopeptide repeat protein: MAPFCVWRASLVGLLLFSLPCLAGPFEDAAAAYRRGDYANAMRLFQSLADNGDPRAQNSLGRMYLRGQGAGQDYKEAMKWFRRAAALGVADAQFNLGEIYLREFGVEQDLVEAARWYTRAAEQGHIGAQFTLAVLYMIGRGVTRNQLKAVYWFERAASQGNADAQVQLGIIYGGGQGVPRDPVAAYKWFALGQANARAPSLRTKASQNIDRLSRSMTPAQIAEAQRQVREWQPVPARGGQS, from the coding sequence TTGGCCCCTTTTTGTGTCTGGCGAGCGTCGCTGGTTGGCCTGCTCCTTTTCTCCCTTCCATGCCTGGCGGGGCCCTTCGAGGACGCCGCCGCCGCCTACAGGCGCGGCGACTATGCCAATGCCATGCGCCTGTTTCAGTCGCTGGCGGATAATGGCGATCCGCGCGCGCAGAACAGCCTTGGCCGCATGTATCTTCGCGGTCAGGGCGCGGGGCAGGATTATAAGGAAGCGATGAAATGGTTTCGCCGCGCCGCGGCGCTGGGGGTGGCGGACGCCCAGTTCAATCTGGGCGAAATCTATCTGCGCGAATTCGGCGTCGAGCAGGATCTGGTGGAGGCCGCGCGATGGTACACCAGAGCGGCCGAACAAGGGCATATCGGCGCGCAATTCACGCTGGCGGTCCTTTACATGATCGGCCGGGGCGTCACCAGGAATCAGCTAAAGGCCGTCTATTGGTTCGAACGCGCCGCATCCCAGGGCAATGCCGACGCGCAAGTGCAGCTCGGCATTATCTACGGCGGCGGCCAGGGAGTGCCCCGAGATCCGGTAGCGGCGTATAAATGGTTCGCGCTGGGCCAGGCCAACGCCCGCGCGCCATCGCTCCGCACCAAGGCAAGCCAGAATATCGACCGTCTGTCGCGCAGCATGACGCCCGCGCAAATTGCGGAGGCGCAGCGTCAGGTCCGCGAATGGCAGCCCGTTCCTGCAAGGGGCGGTCAGTCATGA
- a CDS encoding 2Fe-2S iron-sulfur cluster-binding protein: MAIIINGSDYAVPADPRVSLLDLLRDRLGLTGTKLGCNQGACGACTVLVDGQRILSCLTLAVQVDGREVRTIEGLGQEDGGLHPLQEAFIRHDGLQCGYCTPGQICSALAMLEEAGRGDPSHVTADLSAAPLLTREEIRERMSGNLCRCGAHNGIVEAIEDYMAGADA; this comes from the coding sequence ATGGCGATAATAATCAACGGTTCCGATTATGCCGTGCCCGCGGACCCGCGGGTTTCCCTGCTCGACTTGCTGCGCGACCGCCTTGGCCTCACCGGAACGAAGCTGGGGTGCAACCAGGGCGCTTGCGGCGCTTGCACGGTGCTGGTCGACGGTCAGCGCATATTATCCTGTCTGACCCTGGCGGTGCAGGTCGATGGCCGGGAGGTCCGCACGATCGAGGGGCTGGGGCAGGAGGATGGCGGGCTCCATCCCTTGCAGGAAGCCTTCATCCGGCATGATGGATTGCAGTGCGGCTATTGCACGCCGGGCCAGATTTGTTCGGCCCTGGCCATGCTTGAGGAAGCCGGACGCGGAGATCCCAGTCATGTGACGGCAGATCTTTCGGCGGCCCCCCTCCTGACGCGCGAAGAAATCCGGGAGCGCATGAGCGGCAATCTCTGCCGTTGCGGCGCGCATAACGGGATCGTCGAGGCGATCGAAGACTATATGGCGGGAGCGGATGCATGA
- a CDS encoding xanthine dehydrogenase family protein molybdopterin-binding subunit, with the protein MSKLQNAIVGGVRAVLGQVPAGWLPGGRPDPLIEKRVTLGTQQPRLDGPEKVRGAARFAAEIPLDGLLFAAFVHSTIARGTIERLDVAAAEAAPGVRLVMTHHNAPKMAVPPAIGISNLKAAGNNILPVMQDATIRWNGQVVAVVLADTQEEADHAASLIAITYQRASARTRFEDGKAGARTPPSILIEKNPVTIGDAEAALAGAAHQVDAVYRTPWQNHNPIEPNAATVQWNGDRLLVHDATQMIHATAGSLAKIFGLKEDQVRVLSPFVGGGFGSKGLWDHQILAIAAARLAGRPVRIVLSRKSIHRLIGGRSATEQRFALGADGEGRLKALIHTGYSVKPLHSVCDEQFSMTGRTLYAAETFKIEQRHIDLDLLANSFMRAPGEAVGTFALESAMDELAHAIGLDPIELRRRNVAHCAPLSGAPHSQSDLMQAYAMGAERFGWDRRSAEPGMKRDGEWLIGMGCASGTFPYARMPGMAARITIDESGHATVASAAHEMGMGTTTVQRQHAADRLGLPLENVTVEIGDSSLPFGSMAGGSSQTASLGAAITAASAKLIPELIRLAGNDTPLAGLRAGEVETANGGLRKIGDPSRHESYASILKRAGRKSVSATGQSGPPLEMLKFAMHSTSAIFCEVKVSQVTGEVRVSRIVGAFDCGRILNPQTAASQFRGGIIMGLGLALTEETLLDERTGRIMSGSLADYHVPVHLDVPEIDVLWTDIPDPRAPMGARGIGEIGVAGVAAAVANAVFNATGKRVRDLPITLDKLLP; encoded by the coding sequence ATGAGCAAGCTGCAAAATGCCATCGTCGGCGGCGTCCGCGCGGTGCTGGGCCAGGTTCCCGCCGGCTGGCTGCCAGGCGGCAGGCCCGATCCGCTGATCGAGAAGCGCGTGACGCTGGGGACGCAACAGCCGCGCCTGGACGGTCCCGAAAAGGTGCGGGGCGCGGCGCGCTTTGCCGCGGAGATTCCGCTGGACGGCTTGCTGTTCGCAGCCTTCGTTCATTCCACGATCGCCAGGGGCACGATCGAGCGGCTGGACGTGGCGGCCGCCGAGGCCGCGCCCGGCGTCCGGCTCGTGATGACGCACCATAATGCGCCGAAAATGGCGGTGCCGCCGGCAATCGGCATTTCCAACCTGAAAGCGGCTGGCAACAATATCCTGCCCGTCATGCAGGACGCCACTATCCGCTGGAACGGGCAAGTCGTCGCGGTCGTGCTGGCCGACACGCAGGAAGAGGCGGATCACGCGGCCAGCCTGATCGCGATCACCTATCAGCGCGCCTCCGCCCGCACGCGATTCGAGGACGGCAAGGCCGGGGCGCGGACCCCGCCTTCCATCCTGATCGAGAAAAATCCCGTCACCATCGGGGACGCCGAAGCGGCGCTGGCCGGGGCAGCCCATCAGGTCGATGCGGTCTATCGCACGCCCTGGCAGAATCACAATCCGATCGAGCCGAATGCAGCCACGGTCCAGTGGAACGGCGACCGGCTTCTGGTCCATGACGCGACGCAGATGATCCATGCGACGGCCGGGTCCCTGGCCAAGATTTTCGGCCTCAAGGAAGATCAGGTGCGGGTGTTGTCTCCCTTCGTGGGCGGCGGCTTTGGCAGCAAGGGATTATGGGATCACCAGATATTGGCGATAGCGGCGGCGCGGCTCGCCGGGCGTCCGGTCAGGATCGTGCTGTCGCGCAAGTCCATACACCGCCTCATCGGCGGACGCTCAGCGACGGAACAACGCTTCGCACTGGGCGCCGATGGTGAGGGCCGGCTGAAGGCGCTCATCCATACCGGCTATTCCGTAAAACCCCTGCACAGCGTCTGCGACGAGCAGTTCAGCATGACCGGCCGCACGCTCTACGCCGCCGAAACCTTCAAGATCGAGCAGCGCCATATCGACCTGGACCTGCTCGCCAACAGCTTCATGCGCGCGCCGGGAGAAGCCGTGGGCACCTTCGCGCTGGAAAGTGCGATGGACGAACTGGCCCATGCCATCGGCCTCGATCCCATCGAACTGCGCCGCCGCAATGTCGCGCATTGCGCGCCCCTATCCGGCGCCCCTCATTCCCAGAGCGACCTGATGCAGGCCTATGCCATGGGCGCCGAACGCTTCGGATGGGACCGGCGATCGGCCGAACCGGGGATGAAACGCGACGGCGAATGGCTGATCGGCATGGGCTGCGCCAGCGGCACCTTTCCCTATGCGCGCATGCCCGGCATGGCGGCACGGATCACGATCGACGAGAGCGGCCATGCCACGGTCGCCAGCGCCGCCCATGAAATGGGAATGGGCACGACGACCGTGCAGCGCCAGCATGCCGCCGACCGGCTGGGCCTGCCGCTGGAAAACGTCACCGTGGAGATCGGCGATTCCAGCCTGCCTTTCGGCAGCATGGCGGGCGGTTCTTCCCAGACGGCATCGCTCGGCGCGGCCATTACCGCCGCGAGCGCGAAACTCATCCCGGAACTGATCCGGTTGGCCGGCAACGATACCCCGCTTGCCGGTCTCCGTGCGGGCGAGGTCGAAACGGCCAATGGCGGCCTCCGGAAAATCGGAGACCCCTCGCGTCACGAAAGCTACGCCTCGATCCTGAAACGCGCCGGACGCAAAAGCGTGAGCGCCACCGGCCAGAGCGGACCACCGCTGGAAATGCTGAAATTCGCGATGCACAGCACCTCCGCGATTTTCTGCGAGGTCAAGGTCAGCCAGGTGACGGGCGAGGTACGGGTGTCGCGGATCGTCGGCGCCTTCGATTGCGGCCGTATCCTCAACCCGCAGACGGCCGCCAGCCAGTTTCGCGGCGGCATCATCATGGGCCTGGGCCTTGCATTGACCGAGGAAACGCTGCTCGACGAACGCACCGGGCGGATCATGAGCGGTTCGCTTGCCGACTATCATGTCCCGGTTCATCTCGACGTGCCGGAGATCGACGTGCTGTGGACCGACATCCCCGATCCACGCGCGCCGATGGGCGCCCGCGGCATTGGAGAAATCGGTGTGGCGGGCGTTGCCGCGGCTGTCGCCAATGCCGTCTTCAATGCGACCGGCAAGCGCGTGCGCGACCTGCCGATCACGCTCGACAAGCTTCTGCCCTAA
- a CDS encoding IS110 family transposase, translated as MRHYAGLDVSLEETAICIVDDTGKVIRELRAASDPDALVETLTATGLSFERVGLEACSLSSWLHQGLTRAGLPALCIETRAAKAAMGAMPNKTDRNDARGLAQIIRTGWYRVVHVKSMPCRSARALLGARRTMLNKQRDIENAVRAVLREVGLKLGTPPRKLFAGLVRELASVDPAISDIIEPLLAVLDVMVRQIEHLTKRVLEAVRVEPICRRLMTVPGVGPLTALTFRATVDLPERFRRSRDVGAHLGLTPRRYQSGETDVQGRISRCGDELARTALYEAAHTLLTRCQKWSTLKAWGMRLAQRRGMAKARVAVARKLAVILHRMWSDEAEFRWGKSPTFTAA; from the coding sequence ATGCGCCATTATGCCGGACTGGATGTATCGTTGGAAGAGACGGCGATCTGCATTGTCGATGACACGGGCAAAGTGATCCGTGAGCTTCGTGCCGCCAGTGACCCCGATGCACTGGTCGAGACGTTGACCGCTACCGGTCTGAGCTTCGAGCGCGTTGGTCTGGAGGCATGCTCGCTGTCATCGTGGCTGCATCAGGGTCTGACGCGCGCGGGCCTCCCGGCACTGTGCATCGAAACGCGAGCGGCCAAAGCGGCAATGGGTGCGATGCCCAACAAGACCGACCGTAACGACGCCCGTGGTCTGGCTCAGATCATCCGCACTGGTTGGTATCGCGTGGTCCACGTGAAGAGCATGCCGTGCCGATCGGCCCGCGCGCTGCTCGGTGCACGCCGGACGATGTTGAATAAGCAGCGCGACATCGAGAACGCGGTGAGGGCCGTACTCCGCGAGGTCGGACTCAAGCTGGGAACACCGCCGCGCAAGCTCTTCGCCGGCCTGGTCCGCGAACTCGCGTCAGTCGACCCTGCCATCTCCGACATCATCGAGCCGCTGCTTGCGGTGCTCGATGTGATGGTGCGCCAGATCGAGCATTTGACGAAGCGCGTGCTGGAAGCGGTCAGGGTTGAGCCGATATGCCGACGGCTGATGACGGTGCCAGGTGTGGGGCCGCTGACCGCGCTCACCTTCCGGGCGACGGTCGATCTGCCCGAGCGCTTCCGACGATCCCGCGACGTCGGCGCTCATCTCGGGCTCACGCCCCGTCGCTACCAGTCTGGCGAAACGGATGTCCAAGGCCGCATCAGCCGATGTGGCGACGAACTCGCCCGTACCGCGTTGTACGAGGCGGCGCATACTCTGCTGACGCGCTGCCAGAAATGGTCGACGCTAAAGGCGTGGGGTATGCGCCTTGCCCAGCGGCGCGGCATGGCTAAAGCCCGCGTCGCCGTGGCTCGCAAGCTTGCCGTCATCTTGCACCGTATGTGGAGCGATGAGGCCGAGTTCCGCTGGGGTAAGTCACCGACGTTCACAGCAGCATGA
- a CDS encoding response regulator produces the protein MNEPAPLPSAAPTATGSGNWLKGGVKYWFALMVGIVSLLLTVGVWQWLVIEQGRSTETEFTLEAEQRAEGIKRQFFSETSVIRALLGYYQASEDVGPDEFKAFASVYLTGLSSLDSVQWVPYVPSGERKAWEDKGASANGGTFRFTQLNAHGATVGAERRDAYFPIFYAESALGGAPEMLGFDWGSDPFAHAAMLAARDSGEIAAAAHIRMPQMGDDTPRIAVFAPVYDGGEQIAVDQRRAHLTGFVVAVLRIGDVIQGAIDLMPRKGVDLYLLDSSAPAAQRVLLSIMAPGSKTKRRPGAGPAMDSDLFHSSSLVIGNSVFTIYTAATGAYGDKRAATTPTIALAGGLAVTLILFIYLISLANQRARTEQVVAQRTAELRGVNMRLEERTIQLEESETELRAAKNRAEDATRAKSQFLANMSHEIRTPMNGVIGASELLSDTRLSASQREYLTMITQSADALLHLINDILDFSKIEAGRLELEHVAFSLRDELADTLQAFAGRATEKGIELACHVALGVPDALEGDPHRLRQVVINLVGNALRFTERGEVVMDVAVEWMEGQQARLHFAVSDTGPGIAADKQKLIFEAFSQADTSFTRRFGGTGLGLTIASQLVQLMGGRLELDSTIGRGSVFHFTIPFALAQGEPASQPAEPPSLHGLPVLIVDDNATNRRILDEMIRGWGMKPLVVESGPKALTALRNAAGIGRPLRLVLLDMMMPGMDGFAVAKEIARGSEADRPAVIMLSSAQKDEMARRTWATGIAAFLLKPIRQSELLEAIFAVLKVTVSEETVLPEPAPHDRPSLHVLVAEDNAVNQRLALRLLEKRGHWVKIVGDGAQAVEALAQDRFDVVLMDVQMPVMDGFQATAAIRERERGTGDHVPIVAMTAHAMRGDRERCLNAGMDDYISKPLRAEDFYEVVEGRFASAAKPHSEEGSGP, from the coding sequence ATGAACGAACCTGCCCCCCTTCCCTCCGCCGCGCCAACGGCAACCGGTTCCGGGAACTGGTTGAAAGGTGGCGTGAAATATTGGTTCGCCCTGATGGTCGGGATCGTCAGCCTGCTGCTGACGGTGGGCGTATGGCAATGGCTTGTCATTGAACAGGGCCGGTCCACGGAAACCGAATTCACCCTGGAGGCCGAGCAGCGCGCTGAAGGCATCAAGCGGCAATTCTTCTCGGAAACCAGCGTGATCAGGGCTCTGCTGGGCTATTATCAGGCATCGGAGGATGTCGGCCCGGACGAGTTCAAGGCCTTTGCCAGCGTCTATCTGACCGGGCTGTCCAGCCTCGATTCCGTCCAATGGGTGCCCTATGTCCCCAGCGGCGAGCGCAAGGCGTGGGAGGATAAGGGCGCAAGCGCGAATGGCGGGACTTTCCGGTTCACCCAGCTCAATGCCCATGGGGCAACCGTCGGAGCGGAGCGGCGCGACGCCTATTTCCCGATATTCTACGCGGAATCCGCACTGGGCGGCGCACCGGAGATGCTGGGCTTCGACTGGGGATCTGACCCGTTCGCGCACGCGGCGATGCTGGCCGCCCGCGACAGCGGCGAAATCGCCGCCGCCGCCCATATCCGCATGCCGCAAATGGGCGACGATACGCCCCGCATCGCCGTCTTCGCGCCGGTCTATGACGGCGGGGAGCAGATCGCCGTCGATCAGCGGCGCGCGCATCTCACCGGCTTTGTGGTTGCCGTGCTGCGCATCGGTGACGTGATCCAGGGCGCGATCGATCTGATGCCCAGGAAGGGCGTGGACCTCTATCTGCTCGATTCCTCCGCCCCGGCGGCGCAGCGGGTGCTGCTGTCGATCATGGCGCCCGGAAGCAAGACGAAGCGGCGGCCCGGCGCCGGTCCGGCCATGGATTCGGACCTGTTCCATTCCAGCTCCCTGGTCATCGGCAACAGCGTCTTCACCATCTATACCGCGGCGACCGGCGCCTATGGCGACAAGCGGGCGGCAACCACGCCCACCATCGCGCTGGCCGGCGGTCTGGCCGTCACCCTGATCCTCTTCATCTATCTCATTTCGCTGGCCAACCAGCGGGCGCGCACCGAACAGGTGGTGGCCCAGCGCACGGCGGAGCTGCGCGGCGTCAACATGCGGCTGGAAGAACGGACGATCCAGCTGGAGGAATCCGAAACCGAATTGCGCGCGGCCAAGAACAGGGCGGAGGACGCGACCCGCGCCAAGAGCCAGTTCCTCGCCAATATGAGTCATGAGATCCGCACCCCCATGAACGGCGTCATCGGCGCGTCGGAACTGCTGAGCGATACCAGGCTGTCCGCATCGCAGCGCGAATATCTCACCATGATCACGCAATCGGCGGACGCGCTGCTCCATCTCATCAACGACATTCTCGACTTTTCGAAGATCGAGGCGGGGCGGCTGGAACTGGAGCATGTGGCCTTCAGCCTGCGCGACGAGCTGGCCGACACCTTGCAGGCCTTTGCCGGACGCGCCACCGAAAAGGGGATCGAACTCGCCTGCCATGTCGCGCTCGGCGTGCCCGATGCGCTGGAAGGCGACCCGCACCGGCTGCGGCAGGTGGTGATCAACCTCGTCGGCAACGCGCTGCGCTTCACCGAACGGGGGGAGGTGGTGATGGATGTGGCGGTCGAATGGATGGAGGGGCAGCAGGCCCGGCTGCACTTCGCGGTCAGCGACACCGGCCCCGGCATAGCGGCGGACAAGCAGAAACTGATCTTCGAAGCCTTTTCCCAGGCCGACACCTCCTTCACCCGCCGCTTCGGCGGCACGGGCCTTGGCCTCACCATCGCCTCGCAACTGGTGCAGTTGATGGGCGGACGGCTGGAACTGGATAGCACCATCGGCCGGGGCAGCGTCTTTCACTTCACCATCCCCTTCGCGCTGGCGCAGGGCGAACCGGCCAGCCAGCCAGCCGAACCGCCCTCGCTGCACGGCCTGCCGGTGCTGATCGTCGACGACAATGCGACCAACCGCCGCATATTGGACGAGATGATCCGCGGCTGGGGCATGAAGCCGCTGGTGGTCGAGAGCGGTCCGAAGGCGCTGACCGCGCTGCGCAACGCGGCCGGGATAGGCCGTCCCTTGCGGCTGGTGCTGCTCGACATGATGATGCCGGGCATGGACGGTTTTGCCGTCGCAAAGGAAATTGCGCGAGGCAGCGAGGCCGACCGTCCGGCGGTGATCATGCTCTCTTCCGCGCAGAAGGACGAGATGGCCCGCCGCACCTGGGCGACCGGCATTGCCGCCTTCCTGCTGAAGCCCATACGCCAGTCCGAACTGCTGGAGGCCATATTCGCCGTGCTGAAGGTGACGGTGAGCGAGGAAACGGTTCTGCCCGAGCCGGCGCCTCACGACCGCCCGTCGCTGCATGTGCTGGTCGCGGAGGACAATGCCGTCAACCAGCGCCTCGCGCTCCGCCTGCTGGAAAAGCGTGGGCACTGGGTGAAAATCGTCGGGGACGGTGCGCAGGCGGTCGAGGCGCTGGCGCAGGATCGTTTCGACGTGGTGCTGATGGACGTGCAGATGCCGGTGATGGACGGGTTCCAGGCCACGGCCGCCATTCGCGAACGGGAACGCGGCACCGGGGATCATGTCCCTATCGTGGCCATGACGGCGCATGCGATGCGCGGCGACCGCGAACGCTGCCTGAATGCGGGGATGGACGACTATATCTCCAAGCCGCTGCGGGCGGAGGATTTCTACGAGGTTGTGGAGGGGCGGTTCGCCAGCGCGGCGAAGCCCCATAGCGAGGAAGGGTCCGGGCCATGA
- a CDS encoding FAD binding domain-containing protein translates to MNPFSYGRAEDVVDAMRQGANGAGRFLGGGTNLVDLMRQNVEKPSALVDLTGLPAAIEEAQDGGMLIGASVRNGTLAAHPAVRTRYPLLSRALLSGASSQIRNMATVGGNILQRTRCAYFYDPEGARCNKRQPGSGCDAIEGFTRYHAILGGSGQCVATHPSDMCVALAAIGADVQVMGTSGERTIPIVDFHRLPGDRPDLETVMEPGDLITAIRLPPLPAAIHSTYRKVRDRSSYAFALISVAAILDVKDGFIDSIRVAFGGVAPKPWRALRAEAVLRGRAPSEAVFREAADAELVEARTLAGNGFKPDLLRRTLTAVLGELAEKRA, encoded by the coding sequence ATGAACCCCTTTTCCTATGGGCGCGCCGAGGATGTCGTGGACGCGATGCGCCAGGGCGCGAACGGCGCCGGGCGTTTTCTTGGCGGCGGCACCAATCTGGTCGACCTGATGCGGCAGAATGTGGAGAAACCGAGCGCCCTGGTCGATCTGACCGGCTTGCCAGCCGCCATTGAAGAGGCGCAGGATGGCGGGATGCTGATCGGGGCGTCGGTACGCAACGGCACGCTGGCCGCGCATCCGGCGGTACGGACGCGCTACCCCCTTCTATCGCGCGCGTTGCTGTCGGGCGCATCGAGCCAGATCCGCAACATGGCGACGGTCGGCGGCAATATCCTGCAACGCACGCGCTGCGCCTATTTCTACGATCCGGAGGGCGCCCGCTGCAACAAGCGCCAGCCCGGCAGCGGATGCGATGCGATAGAGGGCTTCACCCGTTATCACGCGATCCTGGGCGGCTCCGGCCAATGCGTGGCGACCCATCCGTCGGACATGTGCGTGGCGCTGGCGGCGATTGGCGCGGATGTGCAGGTCATGGGCACCAGCGGTGAAAGAACGATCCCCATCGTGGATTTTCACCGCTTGCCCGGCGATCGCCCCGATCTGGAAACCGTGATGGAACCGGGCGACCTCATCACCGCCATCCGCCTGCCGCCCTTGCCGGCCGCGATCCATTCGACCTATCGCAAAGTGCGGGACCGTTCGAGTTACGCTTTTGCGTTGATATCGGTTGCCGCCATTCTCGACGTGAAGGATGGCTTCATCGATAGTATTCGTGTGGCATTTGGCGGCGTGGCGCCCAAGCCATGGCGCGCCCTCAGGGCCGAAGCGGTCTTGCGCGGGCGCGCTCCATCCGAAGCGGTATTTCGCGAGGCGGCCGACGCCGAACTCGTCGAGGCCCGGACATTGGCGGGCAATGGCTTCAAGCCCGACCTTCTCCGCCGCACATTGACCGCCGTCCTTGGCGAATTGGCGGAGAAGCGGGCATGA
- a CDS encoding Hpt domain-containing protein → MSTLLDWTKALKNADGDEELLIELAGVFIDECPEMMRQVRAAIDGRNAQELQRTAHSLKGSAHIFAASEAGAAAFRLEEMGADSNFRDVEDGWNLLRFEIEGLLAELAARLGGRNSDQARNTQDS, encoded by the coding sequence ATGAGCACGCTTCTTGATTGGACCAAGGCGCTTAAGAATGCCGACGGCGACGAGGAGTTGCTGATCGAACTGGCAGGCGTCTTCATCGACGAATGCCCGGAGATGATGCGGCAGGTTCGCGCCGCGATCGACGGACGGAACGCGCAGGAGCTTCAGCGCACCGCGCACAGCCTGAAAGGATCGGCGCACATCTTCGCGGCATCCGAGGCGGGGGCCGCGGCTTTCCGCCTGGAAGAAATGGGCGCGGACAGCAATTTCCGGGACGTGGAGGACGGCTGGAACCTGTTGCGCTTCGAAATCGAAGGGCTGCTCGCAGAACTGGCCGCGCGGCTCGGCGGACGCAATTCGGATCAAGCCAGGAACACGCAAGATTCATGA